The Prionailurus bengalensis isolate Pbe53 chromosome E2, Fcat_Pben_1.1_paternal_pri, whole genome shotgun sequence region GGCTTGCttcacttaaataaatatacGAATGAGGCCGCCAGTCGGTTGACTACACTGACCTGGAGGCTGAGGACCCAGGTCTGTGGTCCCAGGGACACCTGATGGACAGAAGTGCAGCGTGACCACCTACCTGCCTGCAGGCCCCAGCAGAGGTCTGTCCCTGCCACCTCCTCCATTCAGCTCCAAGTAACACTGACCCAGGAGGCATTTTGTTGAGCAAATCTGAGAAACCGCGAAAGACCGGATCACGGGTACTTTCCTATTGTTTTCACAGCCCACGAATCGGAATCTATGTTCTATAAAGGTTGACACAGATTCACGTGGATTCTTGATCAGTTACCACCACCAGCATTTGGGAGAAACAGAAACTCTCTTCTCCAGAAATAGGGACCCGCTGGGCTCATGTTTTAAATAgagtgtttttttccttcatgaaaatGAGGCCCAGATGCTCACAGGGCGTCTCCCACACTGCTGGTAAATCAGGGAAGAGCCAGAAGAGGCTGCAGGGAATGTTGCTTCTCCCCAGGGACTCAGCGCCTCCTTCTGGTGAGAGATTTAAAGAACACCAGGCAGGACCAGGGAGAGCCCTGCTGGCCGGTCTGGGAGCAACCCCACCCGGGTTCTGAGTGTCTggttcttcctttcctttataagaaatagagaaatctggggcatccgggtggctcaactggttgagcacccgacctgggctcaggtcatgatttcgcagtttatgagctcgagtcccgcattgggctctctgctgtcagtgccgagcctcCTTCcgatcctccctccctctctctctctgcacctcccctgctcatgttctctctctcaattaaaaataagcattaaaaaaaaaaaaagaaatagagaaatcctACAGAAATACACAAGTAAACCACAATGTGAGGAAAGCTTCCAGGAAGGTTTGAGTGCTGAGACCTACCTTTCCCAAATTTTTATAAGCTTACGCATTACAAAAATGAGTACACAACAAAATAGAAACATGGGGAGAAATATCCTTAGAATAGGAATGCCTCTCCTGGGAGCTGACTAGCTTTTAAAATCTAGATCCGGACGACAATCCAAACCAGAGACTATGACTCAGGGGAAGGGAAATAGGTCCCAGAGAAAGGGATTCCTTAAGTCACTGGCTTGCCTCTGAATGTGGTTTAGATCCTTCCATtgttttattagatttttctctcccttttcccaagTGTTTAGAACTTGAGTGGATTGAGaaaggggggaggcagggagtaATATTCCAAAACCCCTTAACCCAAGCTTGCggggacagtgcagagccggcttgggattctctttctctccctctctctctgcccctcccctgctcacactgtctctgtctctctcacaataaataaataaacttaaaaaaaaatcttttaagtgttaaaagagaaaattatagctTTGAGTTAtacttcattaaatattaatgtgATCTTCCTTGCTTTGCTTTATATTACATTTACCCCATGTATCTGTATTTATAGCTATGTATTcagctttctttgcctttttttaaaagagatattccacagaatttattttattcacataTTGTGATAACCAATGTGTCTGGTCTTATTTAAggcatttaactttttttctacatagtatgattttcctttttttttttttttaatgtacttactTTTCTTGAATAGACCGTATCTGTGGGTCTGTGTGTGCACGCGTATGCTCACACAAATGCACAcgtcttttaccttttttctccACTATGATTATTTGGAAACATACTATCTGTTCTTTTATTCCGTGGGCTTCTATATACAAATGCCTCACAAAGGTAATAAAACACAGTTCTCCCTTTCTTTGTCAATAGAAAATGGAACAGTAACTATACCTCTTTCCTGATGTGCACCCATAATCTCAAACCCCAATATCAAGCTTTAAAGTTGGAAAACTTTGCAgttatatttactattttaatttatcCCAATATTTCAGTATTCTGTTTTTGAACATCTAATGATCAACACACTGATGTTCTGTAACCCATCAGTATCAGGCACCGTGATAAATTGGGGTCAATTCTCAGCTTCAAGGACTGCCCACCACTAGACAATCTGcctgtaagtttcttttttttttaagattttattttattaaaaaaattttttttaatgtttatttttcagagagagagagagagagagagaaagagtcagagcacgagcaggggaggaggagagacagagagacacaaaatccaaagcaggctccaggctctgagctgtcagtgcagagcctgatgcggggctcaaacccacagaccgcaagatcgtgacctgagccgaagtccaatgctcaaccgactgagccacacaggagccccttaagattttatttttaagtaatctctacaccctatgtggggctcgaacccacaaccccgagatcaagagtcgcacgccccaccgaccgagccagccaggcgcccctgactgtaAGTTTCCTAATTCACACAACTGAAGAGTGGTTTTGCAtggagtccaaaatcaagatgtgtAAGGACCTGTCCTCCCATCCTACATCCAGAAGGCTTACAGCAACTTGTGGAGTCCAAAACAATTCTGTGACACAGCAGGAATGTGTGAGATTAGCATAATAACAAGATGAACCAAAGTGTAAGAAattcaattaagcatccaaccaCCCACCTCCAGCATCCGCTCCAGGTGTGGCCTCCCCCCCCGCAAGTCCAACATcaactttttctcattttaagccTTGCAATGACATacctctgtttcttggtttgtctgtaaggctcccttcttccttctcatttttatgagctatttgtaattttttttaggagTAATGGCATTTATGACCATTTCCCCCCtacctttgttttttctctattttttttcaccCAGGCAAAGCAATACAATGTCCTACACCTCAGTTAGTTTAGCTCATTAAAGTCagtttgggatgcctgggtggctcagtcgttaagcatccgacttcagctcaggtcatgatctcacagttggtgagtccGAGTCCCCTGTCGTCGGTTGAGcatgagccctgcatcgggtgagCTCCAGGCCTGCATCGGGTAAAAACACGGgccccaggtgagccccactaccctctctccctccttctctctctctctgcccctcgttcacttgcaccctctctctctcaaaccaatCAATCGATCAATAAATAATGTCAGTTTGGAAAAACAACTTTTATTCAgcaagatctttctttttttacgcCGTCTATAAACGTCACTGGACTAGTTATATCTTTGGGGCAGAGACTTACTCATTAGGCCACTTGCTGGTGATGAGCTGGCCTGTTTTACTTGCCACTTGCTCCCGCATTTAGATAAAAATAAGCTCTGATGAATTTTTCCCCGTGGCATGACATTTCTCTCTCAAGAGTCTTTGCAGAACACTTGTCCTGGTCATAATCCAGCGTCAGCTACCGTCTATTTGCGCGCGGTCTCGAATTTCTGGCTCATCACGGGCTTTTTTCGGTCTCGGATTTTGAAACATCTGTTCTGGTTTATTTATGCTCATGGACCAATGCACCATTCCAAACCACCAGAGAGCTTCTCTGAGCACAGGGAAGGATTGTGCTTCCCAAGCTTCCCGACCACGTGAGGCAGATGAGGGGGATGAAGATCGCAGACGGCATCTCCCCCTCGGGTTTCTGCCCCTCCCGAACCCTAGATTCACACCTGAGCTCCCTCGATCCTGAATGATGCTCCTGGCCAATCTCGATCTAGGGCCAGATCTGAAAGCTCCGggttattttaggttttgtttttctccgtcctttctttttccctttccttgttgGAACTTAATATTCTCTTAATGAAATTCATCTtacatttgttgttgttcttcccCTGTAAATTTCCAGCTTCCAGACACGGGATGGATAGTAGTAATTCCAGTCGTGTCCTAGGAAATGCTGAATGAGGACCCGTAGCAGGGCAATAAGATGAGTTCAAGGCCAGCCATGATAAATGAGagtaacttattatttttttaattgaaatgtttatgtatttatttttgagagaggagagagagagagagagagagagagagagagagagagagagaggacagaggatgggAAGAGTTCTCTGCGCTGACGGCAGTGAGCTGATGtgggcggggcttgaactcaggaagtgtgagatcataacctgggctgaagtctgacgcccaatcgactaagccagccaggtgccctatagCTCTTGTTTTTAGGAATGGGCTTAACATTTACTATCAGGACGCAGACACCTGTCAGTTTCTCTGACCGGAGCTGCTCCTCCCTGGTCCCTGCTCAAAGCAGCCCCTGCGCCTCACCCAATGCCCGCCAGGGGCACTCTGCTCCTATTCGTCCAGTCCAGACCCACTACCTGTGACTTGGGCTCACCCCTTGCCAGAGCCTCTCACGGTAAGGGATGTGTCCCTGTCCTACATCATCTGTGAAGTCGACATAGGCACCTGGAACCTCGAGACTGGGATGGGAATTTTACTCAGTTGGATCCAAGGGATTCAGGGTGCCCATGCTGAAAACACGTGcgggtgaacacacacacacacacacacgatcgcCCCTATCTCACAGATTCTGGATTCTAGAATATGGGAGCCAGATCTCCCTTTATATACCTTCTCAGCACACCCATGATAGTATTAACCTCTAGCCCATACCTGGCAGAGAAATGAatctgaggaggaggaggaggtgaagacCACCCACTCCCTTTTAAGAGGGAGGTATGGGCAGATCAGCTAGCGATTGTGGCCTCCATGACACTGGTCATGGGGAAGCAAGAGGGATTTGGTGGCCTTGTCCTCCCCCAATACCTACACAGCATCCCACCAAGGCTGCCCCCCCACCCGGGGCAAATCTAGACTGAGGAGTGGGTCTCCACTTAAAAGAGACACAGGTCCTGACCTCCCAAGAATCCTTCTCCATTTCTGCCCTAAACAGATGTCAAGCAGGGATGCTCATCTGTGACAAACCCCAcccctggaggaggggacagcgAGTGACCTTCACCTTAACCATGAAGTAATTCTGGGAGCCTAAGGCTGGGGCAGCATTGCTTGGAGCAGACTGTGGATGAAGTTTACACAGTGCTGCATGGAGTCAGAACTCGTCCCCCCATCTCATGTGTGGCTGGCACAACACTAGGTGAGTGCCCACCTAGTGGACACTGGAGGAGACAGAGCTGGTGTGGCCCAAGCAGCAGGGCAGGTGGGTCCCAGCCTGGGCCCTCTGGGAGCCACACCCCACCCCGAGTTTCCTGGTCCCTTCTGGACTCACCTAGGGCTCCAAGTGGGCAGACACGGGTGAGGGTCTAGACAACAAACGAGAGccagtgggagaggagagggatgggggggcggggggccgatGGGGCAGCCGCAGGTCCACCTGGGAGCCCAGCCTGAGGCAGGGGAAGGCTGTGGGGGTCTCTGTCctcactgaggctcagggaaaggTTAAGAGCAGATCCAGGATGAAATCAAGTCCTCTGTGTTCAGGTGCCTTGGGATATAGGTCTCTGGCTGGAGAGGGGATGCATCTCTTGGGAGAGATGGGTTTAGTGTTCTCAGGAATGTGGGTATTTCCTGGGTAGGAGGAACAGGAAGAGGGTTCTTTAGATCAGGCGGCTCAGATGCAGTCAGGCTATAAAGGGGGCTGAGCTCACACGTGTTGCATTATGTATATGACCAACAGTAGTATTTAGGGAATTAGGGGgctcccagctggctcagttggaagggTGGAGGTGTGTGagactcgtgatctcagggtcgtgggttcgagacccatgttgggtatagagattactaaataagaaataaacttaaaaaaatttagagggTTCGGTTTGGAGTCGGAACCAAGAGAGGTATGGCACCGGGCACGAGTTTGGAAACTGAAGCAGGGATGTGGATGGGGCTGGGCCCGGGGGCGTGGAACGGGTGTCACTATGATGGAGCGAGTCTTCACTCCCCTCGTAGCCCAGGATGGAAATCGTTGAGAAGCTCAACCTAGGGTAGGGCCATGCTGAGTCCGCCGAGGTCTGGAGCGGCCCAGGAAGCGAGCAATGAGTCAGTCTTCAGTAGCTCACACCTAAGGGCAGACCAGCCAATCAATCCCCTCCTAAGGAAACTATGTGCTTGCCGGTGATTCTCAAACAGTCTGCTGGGGAGCTTAGGAGTGGCCTGATCTGAACTGCCCAATCAGAAACGGGTCAGTAAAGGCTGGGCCAGCTGGCTGCAAAACGTTCCAGTCCTGATCATTCTCCTTCATTGGCCTACACCCTCTTCAGAAGCGATGATACCACGAAGGTGTATCTTAGGTAAGGAGGACCCCAAATCTCACCCCATCCCCCATGCAGTTCCCACACCCCAACGTCATCCcagtctcctccccacccctggccaccTCAGAAGCACCTCTGACAAACAGCTCCGTTCTTTAACAAACCATAAACCTTCTGTCTGTCTGGGAGCCCAGTCTCCCCTTAATACTCGTCCCCCAGAAAGCCTCAGCAGCTCATGACCTGTTTGAGCTAGCTCCCTTGCAGGGATAGCCCCAAACCAAATTCTgcacctttattattatttttaatgtttatttatttatcttgaggggggaggggcacagagagagagaaagaggaagagagaggatccgtgctgtcagcacagagccgaggtggggctcgaacccacgaaccatgagatcatgacccgagttgaaatcaagggttgatcgcttaactaagccacccaggtgccaccccccaAAATCCGTACCTTTAAACCACCCTAACCTGGCTTTCTTCCCTACTCATCTGCCTTCCCTGAGGACCCCACggccattttccccaccccactTTCCTCCTTGAGATATAATGATTTCCTCCTTGATCATTCAGATaaccaaaatgtatttctcacgTACATTTGGTCTTCACAAATTCCTGAAAATGACTCAGAGCCATAAAAGTGAAAGGAAGGCGACTTTTGAACCCCACCCAAGAATGGGAGCTGGTAGCCAGGAGCACCAAGCAGGCAGACGAAGGAGGGGAACATTCATTCTCACCTTCCCCACCtcctgggaggggagaagggccagAGACCGAATcggccaatggccaatgattaaTCAGTCATGATTATGCAATGAAGCCCCATAAAAACCCATGATTAATCAGTCATGATTAATCAGTCATGATTATGccccataaaaacccaaaaggactggGTTTGGAGGGCTTCCAGGTCGGTAAGCAGGTGGAGACTGGGGAGCATGGTATGCCTGGAGAGGCTCAGGAACCTTCCCCAGACCTTGCCAAGtgcatctcttcatctggctgctgATTCATATCCTTTATCAGAGCTTTTAATAAACCGATAACATAAGCAGGGGTTCCCCcaagttctgtgagctgctccagCAAGCCGGACGAACCTAAGGAGGTCACtggaacctccaatctgtagCCGGTGAGTCAGAGGCACAGGTGACAGCCCAGGTGGGATTGTGACTAGTGTCTgcggtgaggggtgggggacagtcttgcgggactgagcccttaacctgttaGGAgctgatgctatctctgggtagacAGTGTCAGGACTGAGTTGAATTCTCAGACACCCGCTGGTATCTGAGAATGGCCTGGTGTTGTGTAGGCGTGAATTGGGAATTCCGACTGGAAAAGAGCCCACTTTATTTTTCCCGTAGGAGTTCCTGTCTGCATAACAATTTTCTTCCTCCAGGGTTCAAAGGCAGTGGCAGGTAAGACcaaggagagagaatggggagggaggaagctgCCCTGGGCATCTGTCCCTCCTTGGACGCCCACCATCAGTGTCTCCACCAGATGCCCCCACGGGCTCAGGTCTGTGGCTGTGCCAGCCCGCCCCTCGGTGTGGGGACCAGGTCTACGACCCCTTGCAGCACTGCTGTAGCGATGACACCATCCTGCCCCTGAACCGGACTCGCCAATGTGGCCCCAACTGCACCTTCTGGCCCTGCCTGGAGCTCTGCTGTCCCGAGTCCTTTGGCCCCAAGAGGTTTGTTGTGAAGTTGAAGGTCCTGGGTACCCAGTCCCAGTGCCCTTCGTCGCCCATCTCCAGGATCTGCCCCAGGTAAAGGCCCCAACTGCTCGCGgctgagggaaggaagcagggatgAGGGACACAGAGGGTTCTGGGGGGATCCCCTTCCTGTTATTTTTATCTCCGGCCATTTCTGGAAACTTCCCACTCTTTTCCTTGTCTCCGTCTCataatttcctaatttttctttctctgcagctGAAGGAAACCTCTCTAGGCGAGCTCCTGACAAAAATGGAATGCTTTGCATTTGCCAGCACAGACCCGCATATATCACCAGCTTcccgccctccccaccaccccccccccacagccccctgCAGGGTTGGCAGGAAAACAGAGAAGCCAACTGACCTGACCTGCAACCTGCCTGCTGGTCCCCGTGCTGCCCATCTTTGAACACTCAGAGACTCCCCCACGACCTTCAACTCCTTGTGCCTCAGTCactcacctgtaaaataagcATGTTACCCATCTCCTTGACGGACGTTTTGAGGAAGACGCGCGGGATTTGAGTATTAGGGTGAACAGGATGGGATGGAAACTCTTGAAAAATCTGCATGTGTATTTtgaaatggagacaaataaaaaatataaattagccCAAGGCCTGTGTAATTTAGAAAGCTCCTTCTAGAATATCAGATGGCTTAACGTTGCATACGTATATATAACTGaaacttctcattttcttattttttaatctcttctgaATCTGAATAAAGGAAACCCCATTTAAAATGGAGTCTGGGGTGGCcggggtgcctcagttggttaagcgcccgactttgactcaggtcatgatctcacagtttgtgagttcgagccctgcatcgggttctctgctgacagcatggagtctgcttggggctctctctgtccctctctctctctctctgcccctccccaacttgcacgaGGAcgcgctctctatctctctcaaaataaataattatacataaaataaaatacaaaataaaataaaataaaataaaataaaatagaataaaataaaatacaatgtcaGGAGCCCAGattgggaggggaggagaggggtaaACTTTCAAGCTATACCTCACAGAGTCCTTCGAAGAACCAACTGGAAGAAGCCCACCTCACTACCTCAGCAAGAGGAAGATTCTGtcctggcaacagcccagccaatgagatgATCACACCCCAGCCAATCAGAAGATcgcagcccagccaatgagaagccaccacACTTAGAACTCCCAGTTTCCTccaaagaaattttaattcaGAAAGCATTCTCGAGTTACCCCTTCTCTCCTTAAAAAAGtgtgctttggggcacctgggtggctcagttggttaagtgaccacctcttggtttcagttcaggtcatgacctcacagattgtgagttcgagcccagcgtcaggccctgcactgacagtgtggagcctgcttggggttctctctctccctcgccctctgcctctctctctcgaaatacattaaataaacttttgttaaaaGTGtgcctcaggggcgcctgggtggcgcagtcggttaagcgtccgacttcagctcaggtcatgatctcacactcggtgagttcgagccccacatcaggctctgtgctgacagctcagagcctggagcctgcttcagattctgtgcctccccctctctctgcccctcccctactcatgctctgtctctctctgtctcaaaaataaataaaaacaggggcgcctgggtggcgcagtcggttaagcgcccgacttcagctcaggtcacgatctggcagtccgtgagttcgagccccgcatcaggctctgggctgatggctcggagcctggagcctgtttccgattctgtgtctccctctctctctgcccctcccccgttcatgctctgtctctctctgtcccaaaaataaataaacgttgaaaaaacattttaaaataaataaataaatatcttcttcTGACCAATTGAAAATGTCCAGAAGTATGTAAAAGTGAAAGCAACCACCTTGATTTAAGCTTACATGTCACGCTCCCTCCTAGCTCTGGCCCTCCACAAAAGTGGAAGCCTGCGTACAAGGCAGGGACGTGGGCGCCTTTTATTTTCCCTAGCACGCGCTTTTGTGCACCTTCGCCCAGTTTTCTGACTTGGTTTCCGAACCCACCAACGTAGGAGCTCGGAACCCTCTGAGCTTCACTGCTATCGCTCCCCAGGCTCCTACAGCGGTGGGTCCTCCTCCATCAGGACCATCATGGTGGCCCAGCACTGACACTCCCTgagctttgcaaatatttaaagCTGCTTCCTCCCCTTCTGGGTGCATTCTGGCTTCTACCCACACACACATCTCTCACCTGAACTTCCTTTGATGGGGGGCAAGCGCCTCAATTCCGCTTGCGTGTTTACATTCCTTCTCAACCTTGCAAAGTCAGCAACCAAAGTCCAGCGGCAGCTAGGCTGGCGGGCGTCATGCAGATGTCCAGGCAGCTACAGCGGACGGGCCACTGCCAGCCACGGAGGTGTGGGCTTATGCAAAGCGAGGGCTACTGCCTGGGGACGCCAGGATGGGGCAGATGCAGGTATGAGGGCCCGAACCTCACGTGTGTAACTTGGGATCCGTCTGGGTAAAGGGGTACTGGCTGGCTCCATCCCCATGGGAGATGCACCTgtgcaaaccccccccccccccccccaggaggcaAAATCAGGTGCCCTGCGCGCGGCACGACTCTCCCCGGACTCCAAGGGGCGGCGGCGCCCTGACGGGGCCCCGGGGCCGCCAACGGAAACCATTAAGGAGGATCACAGCCCCATGCGAGGGCAGTCGCAGCCACTAACTCAGCAGAGTCCCAGAGTCCAGGAAGCCCCAGGGGCAGCAAAAGCGACCGCACTGCGAGCCTAACGGCGCGACCTCGACGGAAACATGGCGGCTCCCTCCGCCGCAGCAGTGCGCATGAGCGAGCGCTGCTGGAGGCGCCTGCGCACTGCGGCGCTGCGCTGCACCGCATGCTCGGCGTCCTCCCGCCAGAAGGAGGGACTGCTGGGGATGCTGGGCTGCGAAATCCCAGGAAAGGGTGCCCCGCAGGCCTTTTG contains the following coding sequences:
- the LOC122494948 gene encoding insulin growth factor-like family member 3 isoform X2 gives rise to the protein MIPRRCILGVPVCITIFFLQGSKAVADAPTGSGLWLCQPAPRCGDQVYDPLQHCCSDDTILPLNRTRQCGPNCTFWPCLELCCPESFGPKRFVVKLKVLGTQSQCPSSPISRICPS
- the LOC122494948 gene encoding insulin growth factor-like family member 3 isoform X1: MIPRRCILGVPVCITIFFLQGSKAVAVSPPDAPTGSGLWLCQPAPRCGDQVYDPLQHCCSDDTILPLNRTRQCGPNCTFWPCLELCCPESFGPKRFVVKLKVLGTQSQCPSSPISRICPS